One window of the Candidatus Korarchaeum sp. genome contains the following:
- a CDS encoding branched-chain amino acid ABC transporter permease, producing MQAVISFGTFIQALIWSSILSLTAIGITLLYRTTRVPNFAHASFVTTGIYSSTIAWVFGFHPYWGVPLGFILSGLEAVLLFYMLEPLRRRKASIFLLMIATLSFDILMYGVLNILADILQFEFKILSRNIYFVPMDFDIAGIRGIVFISLAAFLATMVALQLLLYRTDLGVALRACMENPSLAQTLGVNVSRMLLISWFIAGATAGVAGALLPFYQMCSVYTGTYYLAEMFCASIVGGLDHLIGAPIGSFLLGFAKILLLSSLASVVGPDIINYMMIIPLGIMVITLAALPTGLAPLIMRRRGV from the coding sequence ATGCAAGCTGTTATCTCCTTCGGTACCTTTATACAAGCTCTAATTTGGTCCTCCATACTTTCATTAACCGCTATAGGGATCACTCTCCTTTACAGAACAACTAGAGTTCCTAACTTCGCTCACGCATCCTTCGTAACGACTGGTATATACTCATCGACAATAGCTTGGGTTTTCGGTTTCCACCCATACTGGGGAGTACCCCTAGGTTTCATCTTGAGTGGTTTGGAAGCTGTATTGCTCTTCTACATGCTGGAGCCTCTGAGGAGAAGGAAGGCATCGATATTCCTCCTCATGATAGCAACTCTCTCCTTCGATATACTGATGTACGGAGTCCTCAACATCCTAGCTGATATACTCCAATTTGAGTTCAAGATATTATCAAGGAATATATACTTTGTCCCAATGGATTTTGATATAGCCGGAATTCGGGGAATAGTTTTCATATCACTCGCGGCATTCCTCGCCACGATGGTAGCGCTCCAGCTCTTGCTCTACAGGACGGACTTGGGTGTAGCACTGAGAGCTTGCATGGAGAACCCATCATTAGCGCAGACTCTAGGGGTAAATGTCTCGAGGATGCTCCTGATCTCTTGGTTCATAGCGGGAGCCACTGCTGGAGTAGCTGGGGCTCTGCTCCCATTCTACCAGATGTGCAGTGTCTACACCGGTACCTATTACTTAGCCGAGATGTTCTGCGCTAGCATAGTGGGTGGGCTCGATCACTTAATAGGGGCACCTATCGGGAGTTTCCTCCTAGGATTCGCGAAGATATTGCTTCTCTCCTCCTTGGCCTCAGTAGTAGGTCCCGATATAATAAACTACATGATGATAATACCCCTAGGCATAATGGTGATAACGCTAGCAGCACTTCCAACGGGCCTGGCTCCCTTGATAATGAGGAGGAGGGGTGTCTGA
- a CDS encoding ABC transporter substrate-binding protein: protein MRRGISTPVLALLLIIMLLIGVAIGYFIPRPAAVQTVTVTGPATTVTITTTAAALPSEIPFGVIVSRSGTWASSGLQSEVIAKIAEKDINDFVKAIGLNVRFKFYFEDDETNPSLTLQRAQSLAAKGIKVIFGSLTSKQTKSLAEFSNTQKVIVMSSASTAPRERVAPPGGYLFRITAESSIPDSKALLNVLKTLGIKYVVTITIDDVYNLAVRDAFVSLAPQYGVTVLLNAVYPPDMKDFSALLDQMEAAAKPYVDKGEKVAVFDNGWQEDLTLLLTQANARKSFLLNLQWITPDTIYPADVVLKNAADLASKVRVVCVQYTAPDTPLKRRIVETVKKEIGMEPDIWALQAYDAAWVLALSTLLAGKYDADAIKAAIPYVAKMYWGVSGNTELNEKNDRKSQSEEIWAIINNKMVLVGMYDPISDSITWYHPLGS from the coding sequence CTGCGACTACTGTGACAATCACCACTACAGCAGCAGCCCTTCCGAGCGAGATACCTTTCGGAGTGATCGTATCCAGGAGCGGCACTTGGGCCTCCTCAGGCCTTCAGTCGGAGGTCATAGCTAAGATAGCTGAGAAAGACATAAATGATTTCGTGAAGGCGATAGGGCTCAACGTTAGATTCAAGTTCTACTTCGAGGATGATGAGACAAATCCAAGCTTGACTCTTCAGAGGGCCCAATCCCTCGCCGCCAAGGGGATCAAGGTCATATTCGGATCACTGACGAGCAAGCAGACGAAGAGCTTAGCTGAGTTTTCTAACACACAGAAGGTCATAGTCATGTCCTCTGCATCCACAGCTCCCAGGGAGAGGGTGGCTCCTCCGGGCGGTTACCTATTCAGGATTACCGCTGAGTCCTCAATTCCTGACTCCAAAGCCCTGCTCAACGTCCTCAAGACCTTAGGGATAAAGTACGTTGTCACTATAACTATAGATGACGTATACAACTTAGCAGTTAGGGACGCCTTCGTGAGCTTGGCCCCGCAGTACGGAGTCACTGTATTGCTCAATGCAGTGTATCCACCTGATATGAAGGACTTCTCAGCGCTATTGGATCAGATGGAGGCTGCTGCCAAGCCTTACGTTGATAAGGGGGAGAAGGTAGCTGTATTCGACAACGGATGGCAGGAGGACCTCACACTGCTCCTGACACAGGCTAACGCTAGGAAGAGCTTCCTGCTCAATCTACAGTGGATAACTCCAGATACTATATACCCTGCTGATGTCGTGCTCAAGAACGCTGCTGATCTAGCCTCTAAAGTAAGAGTCGTATGCGTGCAGTACACAGCGCCGGATACTCCTCTGAAGAGGAGGATAGTTGAGACTGTCAAGAAGGAGATAGGGATGGAGCCCGACATATGGGCGCTTCAGGCATACGATGCTGCTTGGGTGCTCGCTCTATCTACTCTACTGGCTGGGAAGTATGACGCTGACGCTATAAAGGCTGCTATACCCTACGTGGCCAAGATGTACTGGGGAGTGAGCGGGAACACTGAGCTCAACGAGAAGAACGACAGGAAGTCGCAGAGCGAGGAGATATGGGCTATAATAAATAACAAGATGGTACTTGTGGGTATGTACGACCCAATCTCGGACAGCATAACCTGGTATCACCCCTTAGGCTCTTAA
- a CDS encoding ABC transporter ATP-binding protein: protein MLRIENLNSGYGKLHVLYDVSIDCGKKEIVAVLGPNGAGKTTLLNSIFGIADIYSGSIKLDGEEISKLPPHSIARKGVAYVLQMINIFSELSVDENLRIAMAFSKDKSSDMLDYVYELFPILKERKKQRAGTLSGGERQMLAISIGLVRNPKLLLLDEPTAGLMPLYVSLITKKIGEIRDQKELSIVMVEQNVHKALEVADKVYVIVSGQVVFKGLPSELMGEREIMKLYLGMGD from the coding sequence ATGCTGAGGATCGAGAATCTGAACTCGGGTTATGGGAAGTTGCACGTACTATATGATGTCTCGATAGATTGTGGGAAGAAGGAGATAGTCGCTGTACTCGGTCCTAATGGCGCGGGGAAGACGACTCTACTGAATAGCATCTTCGGGATCGCTGACATTTATTCAGGCAGCATAAAGCTCGATGGTGAGGAGATCTCGAAGCTACCCCCTCACAGCATAGCGAGGAAGGGGGTCGCATATGTGCTGCAGATGATAAATATATTCTCTGAGCTCTCAGTAGATGAAAATCTGAGGATCGCGATGGCCTTTTCCAAGGACAAAAGTTCGGATATGCTGGATTACGTATACGAGCTCTTCCCAATACTCAAGGAGAGGAAGAAGCAGAGGGCTGGGACTCTCAGCGGGGGGGAGAGGCAGATGTTAGCTATAAGCATAGGTTTAGTGAGGAACCCGAAGCTCTTGCTACTAGACGAACCTACAGCAGGTCTTATGCCCCTCTACGTGAGCCTTATAACGAAGAAGATAGGTGAGATAAGGGACCAGAAAGAGTTGAGCATAGTAATGGTTGAACAAAACGTTCATAAGGCCCTTGAAGTTGCTGATAAGGTTTATGTGATCGTGAGCGGTCAGGTGGTCTTCAAGGGCCTGCCCTCGGAGCTCATGGGCGAGAGGGAGATAATGAAGCTCTATTTGGGGATGGGTGATTGA
- a CDS encoding branched-chain amino acid ABC transporter permease gives MEQILEQISLFVTSFIAVYSVYLILTVSLNIQRGFAGIPQFGLVFPAAGAAYIIGNLSTRIALWVLGIKTNLDPIYESSGVIALINPVLSSQPLLSIALFILCLVIGAVIGAVLGIIQVAPAIRLRIDYLAITLLAFGEIMNVIARAYRPLIGGEYGVQVPSVFGWAGKNTIVATTVAMLIVALIIYAYAEYLGRTPMGRTMKAIRDNEVAAAALGKSLVKYRAIAIVIGSAFCGISGVLWAFFNGSVMPGQFVRFNWTFLPWLMILLGGLGNNKGALVGATTFVALDRFITYYKHEFVGILPFDVIWLYQILLGAITALILIYRPQGVLPERPYIPKDVRERVKSSIASSS, from the coding sequence ATGGAGCAGATACTCGAGCAGATCTCATTGTTCGTCACTAGCTTCATAGCAGTATATTCCGTGTACTTGATACTGACAGTGAGCTTGAACATACAGAGAGGGTTCGCCGGGATCCCGCAGTTCGGATTGGTCTTCCCCGCAGCTGGAGCTGCATATATAATAGGGAACCTCTCTACGAGAATAGCCCTATGGGTCCTCGGTATAAAGACGAATTTAGATCCTATATATGAGAGCTCGGGTGTGATAGCTCTGATAAATCCTGTCCTGAGTTCCCAGCCCCTCCTATCTATAGCTCTCTTCATATTATGCTTAGTAATAGGCGCTGTAATAGGCGCGGTCCTCGGGATCATCCAAGTAGCTCCCGCTATAAGGTTGAGGATCGACTACCTAGCTATAACTCTCCTCGCATTCGGGGAGATAATGAATGTAATCGCTAGGGCTTATAGACCATTGATAGGTGGGGAATATGGAGTGCAAGTTCCGTCGGTCTTCGGTTGGGCTGGGAAAAATACTATAGTTGCTACGACAGTTGCCATGCTCATAGTAGCCCTGATCATATACGCTTACGCTGAGTACTTAGGGAGGACGCCGATGGGGAGGACTATGAAGGCTATAAGGGATAATGAAGTCGCAGCAGCTGCTCTAGGCAAGAGCTTAGTGAAATACAGGGCTATAGCTATAGTGATAGGGTCCGCATTCTGCGGGATATCCGGCGTCCTATGGGCCTTCTTCAATGGGAGCGTGATGCCGGGGCAGTTCGTGAGGTTCAACTGGACCTTCCTCCCCTGGCTCATGATATTACTGGGAGGTCTAGGTAATAACAAGGGTGCGTTAGTAGGCGCTACGACTTTCGTCGCTTTAGACAGGTTCATAACTTACTACAAGCATGAGTTCGTCGGCATCCTACCATTCGATGTGATCTGGCTCTATCAGATACTCCTAGGTGCCATAACAGCTCTCATACTGATTTACAGGCCTCAGGGAGTCCTTCCTGAGAGGCCATATATACCTAAGGACGTTAGGGAGAGAGTGAAGAGTAGTATAGCTAGTTCCTCCTAA
- a CDS encoding ABC transporter ATP-binding protein: MILKTDKLVKRFGGLIAVNEVSIGVEDSSITLLIGPNGCGKTTFVNAVSGYYKPDGGKVYFMGEDVTGLPLHKMYEKGFVRTFQIPSPFLQLSVLENLLLAARDHPGESFTKHLLRSSWRDYEREIVDRAVQVMKILGLENYWDKEPASLDAGALKLIEIGRALMSGAKMIALDEPIAGVNPKLAHNIFSHIVKLRDEMRITFLIIEHRLDIALKYVDFVYAMHQGRIIASGTPDEIARNEQVRMVYVGG; this comes from the coding sequence ATGATATTGAAAACTGATAAGCTCGTCAAGAGGTTCGGGGGATTGATAGCCGTTAATGAGGTCAGCATAGGGGTCGAGGATAGTTCAATAACGCTACTGATAGGTCCGAATGGATGCGGGAAGACCACTTTCGTAAACGCAGTGAGCGGTTATTATAAGCCCGATGGCGGCAAGGTCTACTTCATGGGAGAGGATGTCACGGGTCTGCCGCTGCACAAGATGTATGAGAAGGGCTTCGTTAGGACCTTCCAGATACCCTCTCCCTTCCTCCAGTTATCTGTACTCGAGAACCTCCTGCTGGCAGCGAGAGACCATCCCGGCGAGTCCTTCACGAAGCACTTACTCAGATCGTCGTGGAGGGATTATGAGAGGGAGATTGTGGATAGAGCTGTCCAAGTAATGAAGATACTGGGTCTTGAGAACTATTGGGATAAGGAACCAGCTTCTCTCGATGCTGGAGCTTTGAAGTTAATCGAGATAGGTAGAGCTCTCATGTCTGGAGCTAAGATGATCGCTTTAGATGAGCCAATCGCGGGAGTGAACCCTAAGCTCGCTCATAATATATTCTCGCACATAGTTAAATTGAGGGATGAGATGAGAATCACTTTCCTGATAATAGAGCACAGGCTCGATATAGCCCTAAAATACGTCGATTTCGTATATGCTATGCACCAGGGGAGGATAATAGCGAGCGGGACTCCAGATGAGATAGCTAGGAATGAGCAAGTCAGGATGGTTTATGTGGGTGGTTGA